The sequence below is a genomic window from Lolium perenne isolate Kyuss_39 chromosome 4, Kyuss_2.0, whole genome shotgun sequence.
AACCCTCGTTAGTCGCACACCCCATATCTCTCTACGTCGTGAGATACTCTCCGTGGCGTACTTTTCTACATTATCATGACACCAACCCCATGGGAGGTGGACGTCGGGCCACACCATTGGACTCTTCGGTTGGTGGCCCGACAAGGAAAATGGCCTCGCGGTCATTGCGACCCCCCTTTTTCCACAACCACGGTCCCCTTGCCCGTCACAACTACTAGTGGTGGTATGGAGAATAACGGTGGCTTGAAGTGGTAATGGTTGTCGGCATGGGCTGGTGTGGGGATTGACAGGTGCCTTAGTCGATTTAAAAAGAACGGACACGTAGCTGCCCTCAATGCCGGTGATGGAGTCAAGCGGCCGCGGCATTGATGACGACGCAAGAGTCAAGCTTTCTTAATCCTAGTGTTTTTGCCCTTAACTCTTATAATCCTTAAGAGTAGTCACAATGAAAGTATGCACGTCATTTTTCAAAATCTAACGTGATACCACAATTAATGGAAAAAAATGTGTGGGTGATACTATACGTAGATATCTTATCATAACACATAAATTAGAAAATTTAATGGCAAATACACCATGTACACAAAGTTACATTGAGATTTTATAAAATATTAAATATGAAAAAACTATAGTATCAGTGGACTAATGGAACCGGGCGGCATGTGATCCTGCGCGAAATCAGCTTCTGATTGGTCCATTTTTTTGCGTGGGGTCCACTGACGGAATGGGTGCTTTCCATATACAAGTACAAAACGACAGTATATACGCGTGTGGGGGCCTCTGTCCTCTCCCCTGCCCCATCGTTCCCCATCCCATCCCCAGATCATCACCGCCGCGCCCGGCTCCTCCCCGAGCTCGTCTGGACGCCATGTCGATGCCGCCCCGTCCACGACACCACGTCGGCGCCCGCCCCCATCTCCGACGCTAGCTTGACGACGCCCTGTCCCTGACGTCGCCCTGTCCTCGACGCCGCCCCCGTCCCTGACGCCAGTTCGATGTCGCCCTATCCCCGACGCCGCCCCGTCCTCGATGCCGCCCTGTCGCGGGATGACAGGCAGTACGGCCGCAGCCGGCGCGCGGCACACGGAGGGCGCGCGGAAGACGCATGCGCGCGAACgagagcggcgacggcggcgtggtTGACGGCGCCCTCGTCGGCGGCCTTTGCCTCCTCACTCGTCCGGCGCCGCTCCGGCGTTGTGAGTGGAAGGTGGCGACGGGGAAGGTGCGGGTCGAGCGGCGGATCGCTCTGCGCGGCGCGGTGAAAGCGCGTGGGCGCGAGAGAGGAGCGGCGAGGCGGGCTGGCTGCGGTGGCGCGGACAGCGCGCCCTCGTTGCAGAACACGGAAAGCTGTTCCGAAGCACGCCCACGGCGGCGGCCTGTGACGCTGCCGTGCAAGCGTGGGTGTACGCGCCCACCTCGAGGCAGCCGACACCAACGCTGATGTGCACTCACGGTGTCGATGGATAAGAGGATTCTAGTCGGGCGACATTTGGGCGAGGTGGCGGCGCGAGCTCGGGTCGGGCGTGGCGGCGGCAGAATGAGCTCGGGCGGGCGAGTTGTCATAGTGTTGCGCTGCCTGCGCACGGTGGCCAGCTGCTCCTGGGCCTCGCGAGCTGAGTGGCCCTCGCGCGCACCGTACGGCTGCCCCGTCAGGCTGGCCACGATGGCGGCCGGAGCTTCCGGAGTCGCGGGGCGCTACAGCGCTCGGTATGACTTCCCCGACGGCAGCCAGCACCACGCCGCTCGTCGCCACGGCTCTGCCTGCGCGCATGTGTGCTGCAGCACTCTCTCCTTAATGAAGGGTCCACCTCTTGTATTCCAATGAGTACTTTTTAGTATATGAGGAAAAGACAACTGCTATGTAGGGCCCACACCGCACATCAACCAATGGGAGACAGACTTGTGGCCAGAGCACATGCCGCCAGGTTCATTCTTGCGTTTCCCCACATATAATGCATTGTAGAGGTGCCCACTGCTGAGCATAGGATGCTCCCTCCATGGCTTCACCACGTGCATGCTTGCTGGGCTCCTCTCGCTCCGAGTAGCGAGTACCCATGTGACGCGAGTTACAAAGAGGAGAGCTTTTATGGCGTGCTGAATCGCTGGACGGTGTTGATTCACGCGCCGCGCCTTGTCCGTTGTCGGGTTCGTCATGTCTGAATTTGACACGCTCCATCCAATCGCGTTATTAGGTTTCAGTAAGCCATCCCATTACTCGAAGGACGATCGGTTGGCAATTAACCCCCTATTACCGCCTTCCTTATCGGCTGCTAATCAGCCTGTTATCAAGGGTAAAGTCGTCCAACTTAACCCCATTAGATCTACAAAAGGGCGGTCTGCGGCCATACGAGACACCGAGCTTCGTCTGCCTCGTGAGGCGACCTAATCCCCTCTCGCCTCTGGCCTGTTCAATTGTATCACTATCGCCAAGCTTCGTCTCTATGGCTTTATCTATCACAGAGCTTATTCTGCATCTTCATCAAGGTATACCTCGCTTCGTGGCTTCAATTTCATCATATTCATCTTTAGTCTAACTCAATCCCTTGTAGCGTTGGGGGATAATTGACCGAATCATCGATCAATTTAAAGTAATTTTAACATCCTAGATATACGCCTggttttaaattaataaagccacaaaCAGCCGAGCAAAGCAATCCAAACGAATTAGAGCTCATAGGAGCCATGGGCTTCATCAGATCTGTTCTTTCCTAAGGGGATCTAAGCAGAGTTGAGTTTTATCCAAAAAGATCAACACTTGGTGATCTTCACGGAATTGTTTTTTATCCAAAGGGGTTGAGTAGAAAAAACAAACGATCAGGAATTGCCCTCAGCCTGAGCATGCGCTTTTAAAATTTCCAAACAAAAAGCAGGACTTAATGTCACATTGATTGGATAGCACGTTTCATATTAGTTTTTGGGTCGCTGATTTAGTCAGCCACAACTAATATGGAATGAAGATATTCGTACTTTCCACTAGATACTGTTTGGGTGCTTAAATTTTACAACCAATTCTCACTTTTCATCTAATCTCCACAGAATACTAATCCACTACGTAAGGGCAAAGTATTGGGATTAACGAAAATACAATATGATATGAGGAAAAGTGAAAATAAGTGGGAATTAAACTAGACCAATACTCTAGTGTCAAAAATGATTTTAGAAATAAGTGAGGATTTATGcccactaagagcatctctagcccaCACCCCAAATCCGAAACCTCAAAAGCATGTATCCAAGGCCATCCCAAGCAGATTTACGGATTGAAAAACGAACGCACGGATCAAAATAATTTAAAATAAACATTCGCGTCAAATTGTTTGCTACATTTCAACAGAGAAAGGAGATGAACATCGGAGCCTAGTGCTTCGCTTTCTACGTTAATGGCGCCGCTGTGGCCGCTGACTACCAAAATACAGCTCACTGGAGTTGGAGAGCTTCGTGCCGCGGCGGCAGAGCAAGCTGCTGCTCATCACTCGCTGTCGTCGAGTTCGATGTAGCAGGCGTCCTGCGCCACCTGCTCGCAGAGCCATTCCGCCTTCTTGTCGGCGTCGCGGCGGGTCTAGTCCTCCACTAGCTTCGTGACTGTGCTTAGGACAGAGTCGGGGATGAAATCCCTGGCCATCAGCGCGGGGGCGGCGTGCTCGAGCTTGGCGGCGAGCATCGCAATGTCCTCGTCCTCCGCGTAGTCGCCCGGCTCGAATCGTGGCACCGGGGGCGAGGCGCTCGAGCCCAACGCCTTGCTGTAGGTGGACCGGCGCGGCGGCGGGATCGCGGGAGCTCGAGGTTGTAGATCGCGGTAGAAACGCGATTCACGCCGCTCGAATGCGCGCGGCGCATCCCTGCCGGATGTAGCGGTAGGAGTCGTGGATGCGCATGGCGTCGAAGGCCCGACACTCCCGCTCGAGCTCCTCGACGGCGGACATCTTGCGGGCGCGGGAGGAAGGGGATCAGGCGCCGCGCACCGtccctccgcctcggcctcctcatCCTCCGCTGAACACGATGGCTCGAACGCGCGCATGAGGAAGGGAATCTGCCGGATTGTTCGCTGGAGAGTGGAATGCGCGCGGCGGATTTCTCGTCTGCGAGAGCGGAAACGATGGCGAGGCGGATAGGGTTTAACCTGCATCCACATCTCCAAAAGGTATATATAGCGGCCGAGAGCGGTTTTAGGCTGCGGCCTGCAAAACAAATCTAAGCCAGACCACCGATGTGGTGTGGCCTGTCCAAAAAACAACCTAAACCCGCATATTGGCCAAAATTGCTATATAGAGGGCTGATATAGGGTGTTACAGATGCTCCAATCTCCATAAAAGCTTCAGTACTAACGAGAGTGGACAAATGCTCCCTAGCTACATGTATCTTGTTTGAAAAAAAATCGAAAATGATATTTGAAAGTTTCTAAAAAAATTGGAACAAAAATTCTTGATGTAGATAATAAAAGTCTACTAGTGTGCAAAAAAATCAGTCAGGAATTCGTTGTATTTTTGTCTCGGAAAAAATGAAAACTGCGTGGATCTGGGTGTGATGAACAATACCACAATTTGAAAAGTtgaaaatttatcttttttgtgtagcctagaatataATGAAAATTTGATCGAGATTTTTCACAGTGCTAGAGTTCAACAATGTCTTTAATTAAATTTGTATATCAAAATTCTTTCTCGAAAACAAGACCTAGTTATCGATTCAATACTTACTATTACACTGCTACTCTCTGATCGTGTCGCACCAAAATCACTGTTCCATTTGTTGTGCAGCAGGTACCATGATCTGCAACGTGTGGCACCCCAAAGAAGAAAATCATGATGGGCCTTCCATTTCCGAGCGATTTCTTCTGGACTCTCGACGGAGGCCCACTGACATGTGGGTCCGAACTCAATGCCTGAGACGACGGCCTCTCGCCTCGCCCCTCGCCTCCGTCGCCGAGAGATAAATCCCCAAATCCCTCAGGTTGTCCTGCATCCTCGTGCGCGTTCTCAGATCGGTCTGCATCCCTTAGGTTTCATCCAACCTGACCCCCTCCTCGCCTGTTCTCAGATCAGTCTCGATGGCGGATCACgttgctggcggcggaggaggccaTGGCCTGGGCGCGGCCAtgggtgccggcggcggcgacgacccaCCACCGGTGAGACCAAATAGCTTCTCCTCTGTACCCCCATAGTGTGGCTACGATTTGGTAGCTTGATTGGTGATTCTCCTTGTTTATGCCTGACCTAGTTGGTTGACCCTGCCTAGTGCTGAATGCTTCTTGCTGTGCTAGGGTTTCTAGTCAAGAAACTACGTCCATCTTAACTGCCGAGGCAAGGAGATTTTTGTTTCGTTTTTGTGCTCCAGTCGATTATCACAACAACTCGTTTGTTCTTTATCCCTGCACGCACTCTTCCAATGTGCAGCAGCTAGGCCACTAACCCCAAATCGTCTCTTTGCTCAAGGGCAGTAACTACAATCTTGAGACGCACTGTTAGTTTGATAATTCTAGCAGGCTAGTGTACAATTATCTTCTGATTCTGTTGGTAGACAAATTCTGCAATAATTTAATGTGTTTGAAAATCTGATTGGAAATATTGGATATGAACACTATGCCTGTCCTGATTGCAGTTTATTGTACTACAACATTGTCTTGTTGGTTTATTATTGATAACCATGCAGCCGAAATATATGCCATTGTATGCACAAAGTAGTGTGTATTGCGGATTATTTTTACCGATTCGGTGTGTAGATAATGTAGGCTATTTTGCTCAAGTTGAATGGTTTCGACCATTCACATATTTAGGCTATGATGATGATCTTCAAATGTGCCGCTGTGCAGGGCAGTTATCCAATTTCGAACCCCACCTGCTATTTTTGCTAACTAGGCTAGTTCCAAATGTACCTTTGCCACCTAGGAGTTTCAGGATAACAAGTTGACTCCGACTGTGATAGAGCCTTCTTCTATTGTGACCGGAAATGTTGAATTGTCTGAATATATGTCACTTCTGATCGCCGTTTATTGAACTATCACATTTTCTTGGTTTCTTTATTGTTTGTAACATGTGGAGTAAATTTGCGGCACCTCTTGCTCGATAAATATAATGTGTTTATGAACATGTGGCTATTCTTTGCGTCATGTCATCCCTGCACTTTCCGAATGTGCAGCAGCTAAGGGCAGGAACCCCGAAGCTTGAAACCCACTGTTAGTCTAGAAGTACTTTCTGATTCTGTTGGTAGACAATATAGTCTATGCTGACAAAAATTTATGGTTTAGATAATCTAATTGATCATATTGGGTATGAACACTGCCTGTCCTTTGTCACCTAGGAGTTTCAGGATAATGTGTTGATTTCGATCTTGGTAGAGCCTTTTATATTGTGACTGGAAATATTGAATTGTCTGAAAGTATATGccactcctgatcaatgtttatcaCATTTTCTTGGTTTCTTTATAGTTTGTAACATGTGGTGTAAATTTGCGGCACCTCTTGCTCGATAAATATAATGTGTTTCTGAACATGTGGCTATTCTTAGCGTCATGTCATCCTTGCACTTTCCGAATGTGCAGCAGCTAAGCGCAGCAACCCCAAAGCTTGAAACCCACTGTTAGTCTAGAAGTACTTTCTGATTCTGTTGGTAGACAATATAGTCTATGCTGCTAAAATTTTATGGTTTAGATAATCTAATTGATAATATTGGGTATGAACACTGTCTGTCCTTTGGCACCTAGGAGTTTCAGGGTAATGTGTTGATTTCGATTTTGGTAGAGCCTTTTATATTGTGACTGGAAATATTGAATTGTCTGAAAGTATATGccactcctgatcaatgtttatcaCCTTTTCTTGGTTTCTTTATTGTTTGTAACATGTGGCGTATATTTGTTGAGTTAAGTTGTGGTTTTTGGATCCTATAATCTGTTTGGAAATGTTGAGTTGTACGAAAACATGTCGCTCCTCGTTGCATTTTGTTGAACTATCACAACTTCTTGGTGTTTTATGATGTTAATGTGATTCTCTATTTTTTCAAATTCAGTTTGTACTTTGTAGACAATGTAGGATATTCTGCTGAAATATAATGCTTGTGATAATGTATTTGAAATATTGGGTGTGAACACTTTCTCGGTCCTGGCATCATCTTATTTGTTTATTATTGATAGTATGTAGCCTAAATATATGGCATTGAATGCACAAATTGGTGTATTTTTGATTATTTTCACATGTTCATTATGATGATTGACTGTTTGTTTACTGCTGACAGCATGACAACCGTAGTAACCCCCCTGGTTTCCAGTTCAAGGACTGGAAGAATGGCAACGTCAATACGTCCAGACCAGCTAAGGTATCGATAATTGACGATGATGCTCAGGTCATTGTATATCTTCAGGATTCTGGTATGGTCGATGGCTCGGTACGTTTTACTAGTGAACGTTTATGTTACTTCTGTCTACTTCTTACTAATGTAAGAAATAACCGGTCTACCCTCTGTCAGGAGCTTACACTTTATACCGTACCAGCAAACTATGTTATCCAAAGTGAGGCTAAAATGATTGCCCTTCGTAGCACAATGAATCACTACAATGCGATGGCTGTCGGCCGCCGCAAGTAATACTCTTGAGATTCTTCATTGATCATTAATTATAGCATATGTGTGTGATTTAACTTCTCCTTCTGTAGGTACCTATACTTGGCTGTAAAAAGTATTCTTGGGGAGGGCAGTAAAGGTGATGATAAGCTATGTCAGAAGTTATTGGATCAGTTCCTTGATGACAAGAAGAGGGTATGGGAGTACGTTTGTGAGATCAAGCCCCCTAGGCCAAAGTTTTCTC
It includes:
- the LOC127292572 gene encoding uncharacterized protein isoform X2, which encodes MADHVAGGGGGHGLGAAMGAGGGDDPPPHDNRSNPPGFQFKDWKNGNVNTSRPAKVSIIDDDAQVIVYLQDSGMVDGSELTLYTVPANYVIQSEAKMIALRSTMNHYNAMAVGRRKYLYLAVKSILGEGSKGDDKLCQKLLDQFLDDKKRVWEYVCEIKPPRPKFSRMPEVFDHLPVAKPEKRVQR
- the LOC127292572 gene encoding uncharacterized protein isoform X1, which gives rise to MADHVAGGGGGHGLGAAMGAGGGDDPPPHDNRSNPPGFQFKDWKNGNVNTSRPAKVSIIDDDAQVIVYLQDSGMVDGSVRFTSERLCYFCLLLTNVRNNRSTLCQELTLYTVPANYVIQSEAKMIALRSTMNHYNAMAVGRRKYLYLAVKSILGEGSKGDDKLCQKLLDQFLDDKKRVWEYVCEIKPPRPKFSRMPEVFDHLPVAKPEKRVQR